The following nucleotide sequence is from Paraburkholderia flava.
TCCGGCTCGCAAAACGCGCTGTCGCAAGCTATCAACCGCCTGTCGTCGGGCAAACGCGTCAACAGCGCAGCTGACGATGCGGCAGGTCTCGCTATCGCGACGACCCAGACCGCCTCGATCAACGCCCTGAACCAGGGCGTGCTGAACGCGAACAACGGTATCTCGATGGTGCAGACCGCCGCTGGCGCGATCTCGTCGACGGTCGACAACCTGCAGCGTATTCGTCAGCTGGCTGTCGAATCCGGTGACGGCTCGCTCGGCACGGCAGCTCAAGCGAACCTGCAAACGGAAGTCTCCACGCGTCTGACGGAAATTAACCGCGTCGAAACGCAAACGACCTTCAACGGTCAGAACGTGCTCGGCGGTCTCGGCAGCGTGCAGTTCCAGGTCGGCGCGAACGCCAACCAGACCATCACGGCCAGCTTCGGCTCGACGACGTGGAATGCTTCGGGCCTCGGCGTGTCGGCACTCGACATCTCGACGACCGCAGGCGCACAAGCCGCGATCACCGCGATCGACGCAGCGCTGTCGCAAGTGAACAGCTTCCAGGCAACGCTCGGCGCAACGCAAAACACGTTCTCGGCTGCGATCACCAACACGCAAACCGAATCGACGAACATCAGCGCCGCGCAATCGCAGATCATGGACGCCGACTTCGCATCGGAAACGGCGAACCTGAGCAAGGCGCAAGTGCTGCAACAGGCAGGCATCTCGGTGCTGGCCCAGGCGAACTCGCTGCCGCAACAGGTCCTGAAGCTCCTGCAGTAAGCGATAGCAAAAGCACACGGCATCGCAGTATGATGCCGTGCCGCCGAAGTGCCCACCGGCGCTTCGGCAGCAGTACCCCAGGTTTCGGAAGTACCGGCAACATCGCTGGGAGGCTCGCCTCCCAGCACGCGTTTGTCATCGGACAGGCGCCCGATGCCTTAAGCCACGAATGGAGCGCCTCGCATGGCCACCACGACCCCGACAAGCTCGACCGACCTGAGCACTGCGCTTGCTCAGGCCGCGCAATCCATCATCAGCGGCGCGACCAAGTCGACGCTCGACGTCAATCAGCTCGTGTCGACGCTCGTCACCGCGAAAACCGCGGCACAGAACGCGGCCATCACGAACAAGCAAGGGGTCGACAACACCGAGCTGACCGCGGTCGGACAGTTGAAGTCCGTGTTGTCGGCGCTGGAAACGGCAGTCAGCGGACTGTCGGATGGCACTGCGCTGTCGGCGGTGTCGGCCACCGTGACCGGTACCGCGATCACTGCGGCCGCCGCGAAGACCGGCGCGACGCCAGGCACCTCTACAATCGATGTCAACACCGTTGCGAGCGCGGACAAGTACTCGTCGACCGGCTTCACGAGTTCGACGACCGTCGGCACCGGCACGCTGACGCTGTCGCTCGGATCGAGCGGCACGATGAGCGTCAACGTCGACTCCACGAACAATTCGATCACCGGCATTGCCGCCGCGATCAACGCATCGTCGAACAACCCGGGCATCACGGCGACCGTCGTGAACGGCTCCGACGGCCAGCATCTGGTGCTCACGTCGAACTCCACCGGCGCGGCCAACACCGTTTCGATGACTGCGAGTTCAGGCCTGAACAGCGCGCTCAACACGTCGAACATGACAGAGCTGCAGAAGGCGCAGGACGCGAGCCTGACTGTCGACGGCTCGCCGGTCACCAGCTCGACGAACACGATCACCGGCGTACTGAACGGCATCACGATCAATCTGACGCCCGCGGCCGCCGGCACGTCGCAAACCTTGACCGTCGCGACCGACACCACCGCGCAGACCACCGCGATCACCAACTTCGTCACCGCGTACAACAACTACGTGACGACCGCGAAGTCGCTGTCCTCGTACGATTCGACGGCCGCAGCGGGATCGCAGGCGGGTCCGCTGCTCGGCGACTCGATGCTGAACTCGATCACGAACGGTCTCGCGTCGATCGTCAGCGGCGGCATTTCGAGCGGCGGCAGCACGTTCAGCCTTGCGTCGATCGGTCTGAATCTGCAGGACGACGGCACGATCGTCACCGACACGACCGCGCTGCAAAATGCGTTGACGACGAACCCCGGCAGCGTGTCCGCACTGTTCAACCAGACGAACGGCATGGGCACGCTGCTCAACAACTTCTCGAACGTCTACGTGCAGACGAGCGGCACGATCGACCAGCGCACTGCGGCGATCAATTCCGACCTGTCGAGTCTCGCCGATCAGGCGTCGACGTTGCAGACGTACTCGAGCACGCTGACGGCGCAGTACAACGCGCAATTCAGCGCGCTAAACAACCTGTTGACGACCACGCAGAACAACACGCAGTATCTGGATCAGCTGTTCGGCGGCAATGGCGCCGCGGGTACGCTGAACAAGTCGTCGTAAGCCGCTTACGGAGAAACGCACGATGTCACACGAACCGCTGTCGCGTGCCCACGAACTGACTCAGGCGATGAACGCCGCGGCGATCGCCGGCGACTGGGTGCGTGCCGCCGAACTCGCCGACGAACGCTCGCCGCTGCTGATGTCGCTCGGTGCAGAGCAGACGCCCGACGCGCTCGCGACAATCCGCGCAATCCAGGCACTCGACGCGGACATCACGCGCGTCGCGCAGCAGGGCCGCGATGTGCTGGCGGACGATCTGCACGCATCGATGCGTCGCGTCGAAGCAGTGAGTTTCTATCACACGACCGGGCGGCTCTGAGCCGCTCGCGTCGTCACGGATAACGACCGACACCGCATTCGTAATGCGGGAAATTGCCGTCGTACCCGAAGCCGCAGTGATGCGGCTTTTTTTTCGCGGTTTTTTCGTGGCTTGCGGCTTGTGCTTTCGTTAAGCGCTATGCGGTCCGGCTGCGCCACATATCGATAAACGCCGCTTCAAGCTGCCCGACGAAACGCGGTGCATCGCACAGCGGCGATTGCAGCAGTTTCGCGCGCAAGCCAGCACGCAATGCGGCGAGCTTCGGCAAGTCGCTCGCACGGGCCACCGCTTGCGCGACATAGTCGTCGTTGTCCTCGGCGATCCAGTCCGCGAGACCCGCCGCATGCAATACGCTCTCGCCGAGATGCGACAGGAAGCGATCGCCGTGTCGGCACAGCACCGGCACACCCATCCATGCGCTTTCTGCCGTCGTGGTGCCGCCGGGGTATGGGAACGGACTCAAGCCGATGTCGATCCGCCCATGTGCGGCGAGATACTCGGCACGCGACGACGGTCCTTCGAGCATCACACGCTCGCCTTCGATTCCGTGCGCGGCAAAACGCGCACGCGTTGCTGCTTGAACGACGGGATCGCCCAATTGCCTCGCCTTCAGCAGCAGACGCGCCGTCGGCAACGCACGCAGCACGCGCGACCACACCGCGACCACTTCGTCATTCACCTTCATTAGATCGCTGAAGCAGCCGAAGGTGACGTACCCATTCGACGATGCGGGCAACGCAGCGACCGGCACATCATCGTCAGGCGGTGTGAAACAGAGATAGTTATCGGGCAAACGCCATGGACGCTCGACGAAATGTTCTGCTTCGTCGTCGGGCAGCACGTGGCGATCGCCGAGCACATAGTCGATTTCCGCGAGCCCCGTCGATGCGAAATAGCCAAGCCAGCTGATCTGTACCGGCGCCGGTTTCCACGCGAAGACCGGTAACCGGTTGTAGTTCGTGTGCCCGGCCAGATCAATGAGTATGTGAATACCGTCGCTGTGGATCGTGCGCGCGGCGGACACGTCATCGAGCGTGCTCACGTCGCGCCACGCCGCGAAGCGCGGTTTGACGCGGGCGGTCAGCGCGTCTTCGTCCGGACGTGTTGCGTAGGCGATCAGTTCGAAGCGCGCCGGATCGAGATGCGCGATCACGCTCTCGACGAAATAGCCGACCGGATGCGAACGAAGATCGCCGGAGACGAGGCCGATGCGCAGCACGTTCTCTGTGCCGGCATGCGACGTTAGCCACGACGTATAGCGCTGTGCGCGCGCCGCCATGTCGCGACCAAACGCACGTGCATGAGCGAGATAGTCCGCAGGCGACGCGCCCGGCAACGCGCTCATGCAGAACAGCAGACCGCTATACGCCTCTGCCCACCCAGGCCGCAGCGTGAGCGCATGCGTGAACCGCTCGATCGCTTCGCCGAAGCGCCCCTGATCGAGCAGCACCTTGCCAAGGTTCGCGTAAATCTCCGCGACCTGCGGCTTGAGTTCAAGCGCACGCTCGTAGTGCTGCGCGGCTGCGTCGAGTCGCTGCAGATACTTGAACGCATTGCCCAGATTGTTGTGCGCTTCCGCGTGCGACGGATCGAGTGCGAGCGCCGCCTGCGCGTGATGCACCGCGCCGTCGTAGTCGCGCAATTCACACAGCGCGTTCGCGAGATTGCTGTGCGTGTCGGCAAACGCTTGGTTGATTGCGAGCGCCGCGCGAAAACACTGCACCGCTTCGACGGTCTGCCGCTGCGCGAGCAGCGTCTGGCCGAGGTTGTCGTGTGCGCGGTGGTACGCGGGCTGCAATGCAATCGCCTGACGATGACACTCCGCCGCAGCCGCAAGCTTGCCCCACTGACGAAACATGCAACCGAGGTTGTCGTAGTACGTCGCGTTCGGCGCAATCTCGATCGCCTGTGCAATCAGCTCCAGCGACTGCGCGTAGCGCTGCGTCTGCATCGCGATTACCCCCAGCAGATGCAGCGCATCCGCGTGTCGCGGATTCGATGCCAGCACTTGCCGGTACGCAGCTTCCGCCTCCGCAAGCCGCCCCGCGCGATGATGCACGGCACCCGCCTCGATCGTCTGTGCAACAGTAGCCGTCATATCCGCGCTCATGCGTCGAGCCAGCGCGCCCACATCTGCGCGAACACGTCTTCGAGATTGCGCGCGTAGCGCCGCGCATCGCACAGCGGCGACGCGAGCAACTGCGCGCGCAGTCCTGCGCGCAATGCGGCGAGCTTCGGCAGATCGCTGGCGAACGCGATTGCCTTCGCGACGTAGTCGTCGTCGCTGTCGGCGATCCAGTCGGACAGGCCCGCCGTCTGCAACACCGTTTCGCCGAGGTGCGACAGGAAACGGTCGCCACGTCGACCGAGCACGGGCACGCCCATCCACAGACCTTCGACGCTCGTCGTGCCGCCGGGGTACGGGAACGGGTCCAGCGCGAGATCGACGCGGTTGAACGTCGCGAAGTATTCGTCGCGAGGGGACGGTCCTTCGAGCAGCAAGCGCTCGGTCGCGATGCCATGTGCGGCGAAACGCTCGAGCGTGCTCTGACGCGTCCACGGCTCGTTCAGTTGATGGTTCTTCAACAGCAGACGCGAACCCGGCAGCGCATGCAGGATGCGCGACCACACGGCGATCACGCGGTCGTTGAGCTTCTTCTGGTTGTTCAGATTGCCGAACGTGATGCCGCCATGCGCGAACGCGGGCAGCGGCCCGATCTCCACTTCGCGTTCGGGCAGCGTGAAACATAGATAGCTATCCGGCAAACGCCACAGCTGTTCGACGTACTGGTTTTCTTCGCCTGGCGGCAGCACGTGCCGATCAGCAAGCACGTAATCCATTTCGGCGATGCCCGTCGTCGCGAAGTAGCCGAGCCAGCTGACCTGCACCGGCGCCGGCTTCCATGCGAACACCGGCAGACGGTTGCGTCCCGTGTGGCCCGAGAGGTCGACGAGGATATCGATGCGGTCGTCGCGGATCTGCTTCGCAACCGTCTCGTCGTCGACATCGACGATATTGCGCCAGCCCGCAAAGCGCGGCTGCAATCGCGCGGTCAGTTCGTCGTGCAGGAACGCATTCGAATACGCGACGGGCACGATGCGCGAGCGGTCCAGATGCGCGAGCACGCTCTCGAGAAAATAGCCGACCGGATGCTTGCGCAGATCCGCCGATACGAAACCGATCCGCAGCGGACGCACCGCGCTGGCAAGATCGTTCGCGTCGCGCCGATGCACATGAGGCCGCGCGAGCGCGGTCATGCGCTCGCCGAAATAGCGCGCGTCGCGCAAGTGCTGCTCCGCCGACCAGCCCGATGCGTACGACTGCCCGAACAGCACGCACGTGTGCGACTCCGCGTAATCCGGATCGAGTGCGAGCGCTTTTCGATAGCTCTCGACCGCCGCGTCGAATTCGTTCAGATCGGCGAGGATCGTGCCGAGGTTGTTGTGGAACGACGGCACGTCGTCCTTCAACGCGATCGCCTTGCGACTCAAAGCGAGCGCCTGTTGCGCGCGGCCCATGCGACGTAGCGCGTTCGCGAGGTTGTGATACGCGTCGGGGAATTGCGGGTCGGCAGCGATCGCGCATTCGTAGGCGGCCACCGCTTCGTCGAGACGGCCCTGCCCGTTCAACGCATTGCCGAGCGTGTTGTGCGCGTCGACGCGCTCGGGCTGCAACGCGGCGACCGTCGCGAAGCAGTCGATCGCCGCGCGATATTCGCCGCGCTCGCTCAACGCGCTGCCGAGACTGTTGTGCGCCACGGCAAGCGTCGGCGCAGCTGCGATGCTCGCGCGATAGCATTCGATCGCTGCATCGAGATGCCCTTGCTTGCGCAGCACGTTGCCGAGATTGTTGTGTGCTTCCGCGTAATCGGGCCGCGCTTCGATTGCCTTGCCGTAGCTCAGCGCGGCGGCTTCGAGTTGCTCCAGATCCTTTAACGCGTTGCCGAGGTTGTTGTATGCCTCTGCGTAGCCGGGCCGCAACGAGATTGCGGTCGCGCAGCTCTCCATCGCGGCGGCTGCATCGCCGGCTTCGCGCAACGCGTTGCCGAGGTTGTTGTGCGCTTCCGCGTAGTCGCGTTTTAGTGCGACTGCGCGTCGGTAGCTGTCGATCGCGTCGGGCAATGCGCCGTTTTCGCGCAGCATGTTGCCGAGGTTGTTCGCGTAGATCGCGCTCGGCGACGGGCTCGCTGCGATCGATTCGCGAATCAGCGCGATCCCCGCACTGTATTCGCCGATCTGGCAGGCGAGCAGGCCGGAGAAGTGCAGCGCGTCGGCGTGCTTCGGGAGTACCGCGAGGATCTGTTGATAGAGCGCGTGGGCTTCGGCGAGTCTTCCTGCTTGATGATGTTTGAGTGCATCGTCGAGCATGCGGCGGATGGTTTGCGCGTTCGGCACGCGGGCAGGTTTCAGTGGCATGGCAGGTTTCTGCGCAGCGGACGCGACGCGTGCGCGGTACATCTCTGTGAACGCTGCTTCGAGATGCTTCGCGAAGCGTGGTGCGTCGCACAGCGGCGACGCGGCGATCTGCGTGCGCAGGTTTTTGCGCAACGTCATGAGTCGCGACGGGTTTGCGGCGAACGCGATTGCCTTCGCGATGTAGTCGTCGGTATCGGTGGCGATCCAGTCTTCGAGACCCGCCGACTGCAGCAAGCTCTCGCACAGATGCGACAGGAAGCGATCGCCGCGTCGGCACAACACGGGCACGCCCATCCACAACCCTTCGACACTCACCGTGCCGCCGGGATACGGAAACGGACTCAACGCGATGTCGACGCGGTTATACGAGTCGAGATATTCGCCACGTGGCGAACGTCCTTCGAGTGTTAATCGCGAGTTATCGATGCCGAGCGTCGCGAAGCGTTGCAGCGTGGTTTCGCGTGCGAGCGCATTGTCGAGTTGCTTCGCTTTCAGGAACAGCCTCGAACCGGGCACCGCGTGCAGAATGCGCGCCCATGCATCGACGACCGTGTCGTTCATCTTCATCAGATGGTTGAAGCAGCCGAACGTGACCGTGCCGTTCGTTTGCATCGGCAGCGGACCGATGTCGGCTTGCTGGACGGGCGGCGTGAAACATAGATAGCTATCTGGTAGCCGCCAGATGCGCTCGACGAATTGCGTTTCCTCGCTGTCGGGTACGACGTGGCGGTCGGCGAGCACGTAGTCGATCGCGCGCAGCCCGGTACTCGCGAAGTAGCCGAGCCAGCTGACCTGCACCGGCGCGGGCCGCCACGCAAAAACCGGCAGCCGGTTGTGCACGGTGTGGCCCGACAGATCGACGAGCACGTCGATGCGATCGTCGCGGATGCGACGCGCCGCCGCTTCGTCGGTGAGACCAGCGAGCGACGTCCATGCAGCGAAGCACGGCTTGATGCGCACGGTCAGTTCGTCTTCGTCGCGACGCGTCGGATACGCGATGGCCGCGATGCGACGCGGGTCGAGATGCGCGAGGATGCTTTCGAGGAAGTGGCCGACCGGATGCGTCTTCAGATCACCGGACACGAAACCGACGCGTAGTGGTCGCGTGTTGGCGTTTGCCTCGGTTGTTTCGGTAAACGCCGGCCAGTCGGTGAACGGTTGCGCCAATGCGGCTACGCGATCGCCGAAACGCAGCGCTTCGTCGAGATACTCCGCTGACGATGTGGCCTCGCGATAGCTCAGAATGAACAGCAGGTTGCTGTGCGGTTCCGCGAAGTCGGGCTGCAGTTCGATCGTCTTGCGGTAGTACGCGATTGCGCCGTCCAGATCGCCGAGATCGACGAGCGCATTCGCGAGATTGTTGTACGCCTGCGCGTAGTCCGGCTGCAGTTCGATCACGCGACGAAAGCTCTGCACGGCTGCGTCGTACTGGCCTTGGGCGCGCAGCGTGTTGCCGAGGTTGTTGTGCGCGTGGACGTAGTCGGGCTTTAAGGCGAGTGCCTGCCGGTAGCATTCGGCCGCCGCCGCATGCCGGTCCAGGCCGCCGAGCGCATTGCCGAGGTTGCCGTAGAACATCGCGTTCGGGCTGACGCCGATCGCGCGCATGATCCATTCGACCGCTTCCTCGAGCCGCCCTTCGTGATACGCGACGAGTCCCAGCAGATGCAGTGCATCCGCGTGGTTCGGCTGCGCGCGCAGAATCTCGCGATAGATCGCGGCGGCCTCGGCGAAGCGACCGGCGTGCTGATGCGCGAGACCGGTTTCGATCGACTCGGGCGGCGCGGATACACCTGGATCGGTTGAAGGGATCGTGCTCATTTGCCGTGCTTCCGCGAAGCGTGAACCGGAGGACGGACGGTAGCCATGACGCGAACCCTTTCGTTGATTGAATAGCCCGCGCCGATGCTTCGCGCGCGCATCATGCTCGGACTGAGCGATGACGACAGCTTAGCGTCGGCTTGGGGCGGTTAATCGGCGGAACAGCGCGGGGTTTCGGGGTCTTTTTGGCGGGCGGGAGCGGACGTGGTCGTCGGGATCAATCCGTCGACGATCCGGCGATGATCGTGAGCCGTTTCAATGCGGGCACGTAGAGGCTGAACAGGAACACGCCCCACCATTCCATGCCGTCGGCGAAGTAATCGCAGACGTCGGGCAGACGGTCGCTGCTCCAGTCGAGAATGTCGATCTCCGATCCTGGCGGCATCAGGAACTCGCAGATCTGATCGAAGAGGATTTGCACGTCGCCGTAGGGCGCGCGCAATCCATAGGGCGGGTCGGTAAACGCAAAGGCAAACTGACCGCCGGCGCCGACCTCGGGTATCGGACCGCCACCCGAGACGATTTTCTTCCGGCCGATATCGGCGAATCGCGGATTGTTGCGCAGCTTCTTCTCGCCCTCGATCTTCCAGTCGCCGACGCGGATCAACGCTGCGCTTTCTGGGTCGTACCAGTCGCCGAAGAATTGTTGTCGGGTGATCCGGCGGGAGCCGATCGAGCGGAGGGCTTCGGTGTTGACGGGGGCTATGTGGTTTAGCGTGGAGGCGATGGCTGTGATGATCTCGTCTTCGGTGCCTTGTGCGTCTTCGAATGCGGCGAATTCGAGCACGCCTCCTGTCTGCCGGAATTCGCGGAAGATGGGTGGGAGGGGGGCGATTTGCTTCATACGGTTACCCGCGTCGCGACGACCTTGAGGCTTGCTGCTGCTACGGCGAGCTCGCTGCGACACTCGTGCTGTCTGCCCGGCGTTATGACGCAATCAAGAGGGGGATCCATAAAAATCAGGACGGTTCACCAAGCGCGATATCTTTACCTCCCGCAACCTGGCATCTCTCGTATGGACGGACGGGGTGGGGATTCTTCGCATTCGGGGACTTCATGATGACCTAGCGTTTGAATCTGTTCATCTATCCTCGACGCCTCAGCGGAGGGATCAACGATTACGAAGTTTGCGAAATTAGTGCAGCATGCACTAATGAACTCGTCGCACGTCTCCGCACGAATCTTCGTCACGTGGGCCCTACCACCCTACAGCCAAGTGCCCACTGCTTCGCTACTAGCGATTCCTGTGGGCTTTTACACCAGGATGAGCAGTTCTCTGATCAGAGGATCGCTCGTACCATGAGCGCGAACCGGAGCTGCACAGCGACTAAACTCACAAGGCACATTCGCTCCGATGCGAAGCTGACAAAAGCGCAACTCATCATTCTTGGCAAACTTGCGTCAGACAGTCAGCCTTACTCCGGTCGGATAAGCCACCCCCGCGAATTTGCGATCAATGCGAGCGCCTCTTTAATCTTCTTAAAGCGCGATGTCGCCTCCGCGTGTGGCCTCGCCTCGATCTGAGCATGCGCTGGATTGGCAACAGTTGCTGTCGCCTCATCAGCGATTATCGGTCGATGATGAACATCAACGGCGTAGTAGGCTGGCGGCTGACTTGCTGGATTGGTAATTTCTATATCGCGAATAGCACGAACTTCCGCAGCGAGGATTTCAAGTATTCCGTCGGCCGCGTCAGCTTTAGACTCTTCGGGCGCTCTGCGCATACAAGCGCGATCAACAGAGGGTTTGTGACCTCGATCATTGAAAGCGGAACTCGATATGCGCTCAACGCCGCTTTCGTAGACAACGCATGTCTTCGGTGCGCGCCTGTAGAGCGACTCATCGTCGCTCACCAGTTCGCCCTGCGCCTCCCCGTCACGCCCTGGCTCTATCTCGCCGTGCACGACTGCGTTGTTATCGGCCATGGGCAATTACGCATTAAGCCAAAACCAGAGACCCACAAACTGAGCGCCAACGAGTTCACCGTCTTCCATGTCGACGTCAATGTTAGGACCACCAACCCGCAAAAATTCAGCACGTCCAGCCGAAACGTACACAGTCAGTTTCCGATCTCGTTTCCACCATTCAAAAACGACTTCGCCGCTCTCACTAGCTGATACGTGCGGATTCACCCAAGACGCGTGAACACAACTGGCCGACTGCCGATAAATTTCGACAATTAACTGAAACGCGCTGCCAATAGCTTCAGCAGCCGGAGCGTCGCTACCAAAGCCGTCCCAATTTGCGGGCAGTCCAACGAGCCCTTTCAGCGCTTCCCGCACCGGAAAGACGGCGAGTTCCGCAAGATTGCGCGTCACAACGTCCTTGTCCGCACTACCCCGCTCTTGGTAAAACTGCGGCGTTGCGCTTCCACGTCCCCCGTTGAATACGGGGAGGAGCTTGTTGGTTGCGGCTGAGGAAAAATTCATTGAAATAGGCTCCTACATTTATCCGTAATGGCCGATTCAAAATATGTATTCTTTACGCGGCGAAATTCTTCCAAAACACTCCACGTCTCACCATCTGACGGCCCCCAAGCCCCTTCTGTTGCCAAGTCAAAATCAAGTACGAATGCAGAATGAGCGGCTGGCGTTCCGGCGTTTTCGACAGTATCCGAAAAATTAAGGGTCGCGAGCGCCCTGGGAACAGTTAGAAGAGGTTGCCGCAATTGCATGAACACACCGGTTATGACATCGTTCACTTCTCTGGGAAAAGTCGGATAGAGCTTAAAGTAATCCTCAAGTTCGAACCGCTCCTCCGGTATTCTGATCTTGTTGATAAAACGAGTGGCAACCCGGACGACAGACTCGGGCTCGCAAATCTCCACGTATCGGTTCCACAAATCGAGCGCTTCTCCGGCAAAATCCTCCCAGCAGGTATATAAGCTCAGATGGCTAAAACTAAAGCCCAGATGCTGAACTTGTAGGACGCGACTGTTATCAGATGTTGCTAAACGGAAACCAACTTGCTGATTCGCGAAATCCGTTGGGACGACCGGCGCCTGTCCTAGTGCCTGTCCCGGCACCGGTAGGACGAAGGTCATTGAAGCAAGGGGGGACGCGATCGGAAAACGTTCGACGACACTCTCACGAAACTTGGTCAATCTGTCCAAGCTAGGCTGATGATTCGTCCGCGTTTGCAAGTCGATGACTGCTTCGACGATTGGCGGTTTGGCGTATCGCTTATGTTGCATAGTCCCGGGCTGACGTAAATTACAGCTGCTTGCAGAAAGCTAAAGCGCTGAAATCGTTTCTCCGTGCGCGACATCTCGTACGGCGTCGCGTCGGACACCTTCCCTGCCCTTGTGATTACGGCAACCACAGCACAACATTTAGCACAAACTCATTTTTTGTGCTAGCGCGTGGCACATGCTAGCAGAGTGGGTAATGGAGGCGGTCTCGTGATCCCGTACAAATTCCATACACAACAAAAAGGTTTGACGCTGCTCGTGCAAACCCTTGATAGAAAATCTTTATGGTGCGCCCGGCTGGGATCGAACCAGCAACCCCTGCCTTCGGAGGGCAGTACTCTATCCATTGAGCTACGGGCGCATTCATTGACACGTCGGCGCTGCAATCAAACCAGCAGAAAAGCAAAAAGCAGCACCCGGCGAGACCGAGAGAATACCCGGTTTCCATGACCCCGTCCACCGCACGCCCGCCGCGAGCCGCGCCGCGCAAGGCTCTCCACCATCGACGGCTCACAACGGGGACGCATCGCTTCGGGTAAA
It contains:
- a CDS encoding flagellin domain-containing protein, whose product is MLNINTNILSLTTQKNLSGSQNALSQAINRLSSGKRVNSAADDAAGLAIATTQTASINALNQGVLNANNGISMVQTAAGAISSTVDNLQRIRQLAVESGDGSLGTAAQANLQTEVSTRLTEINRVETQTTFNGQNVLGGLGSVQFQVGANANQTITASFGSTTWNASGLGVSALDISTTAGAQAAITAIDAALSQVNSFQATLGATQNTFSAAITNTQTESTNISAAQSQIMDADFASETANLSKAQVLQQAGISVLAQANSLPQQVLKLLQ
- the fliD gene encoding flagellar filament capping protein FliD, whose translation is MATTTPTSSTDLSTALAQAAQSIISGATKSTLDVNQLVSTLVTAKTAAQNAAITNKQGVDNTELTAVGQLKSVLSALETAVSGLSDGTALSAVSATVTGTAITAAAAKTGATPGTSTIDVNTVASADKYSSTGFTSSTTVGTGTLTLSLGSSGTMSVNVDSTNNSITGIAAAINASSNNPGITATVVNGSDGQHLVLTSNSTGAANTVSMTASSGLNSALNTSNMTELQKAQDASLTVDGSPVTSSTNTITGVLNGITINLTPAAAGTSQTLTVATDTTAQTTAITNFVTAYNNYVTTAKSLSSYDSTAAAGSQAGPLLGDSMLNSITNGLASIVSGGISSGGSTFSLASIGLNLQDDGTIVTDTTALQNALTTNPGSVSALFNQTNGMGTLLNNFSNVYVQTSGTIDQRTAAINSDLSSLADQASTLQTYSSTLTAQYNAQFSALNNLLTTTQNNTQYLDQLFGGNGAAGTLNKSS
- a CDS encoding flagellar protein FliT, whose product is MSHEPLSRAHELTQAMNAAAIAGDWVRAAELADERSPLLMSLGAEQTPDALATIRAIQALDADITRVAQQGRDVLADDLHASMRRVEAVSFYHTTGRL
- a CDS encoding tetratricopeptide repeat protein; this translates as MTATVAQTIEAGAVHHRAGRLAEAEAAYRQVLASNPRHADALHLLGVIAMQTQRYAQSLELIAQAIEIAPNATYYDNLGCMFRQWGKLAAAAECHRQAIALQPAYHRAHDNLGQTLLAQRQTVEAVQCFRAALAINQAFADTHSNLANALCELRDYDGAVHHAQAALALDPSHAEAHNNLGNAFKYLQRLDAAAQHYERALELKPQVAEIYANLGKVLLDQGRFGEAIERFTHALTLRPGWAEAYSGLLFCMSALPGASPADYLAHARAFGRDMAARAQRYTSWLTSHAGTENVLRIGLVSGDLRSHPVGYFVESVIAHLDPARFELIAYATRPDEDALTARVKPRFAAWRDVSTLDDVSAARTIHSDGIHILIDLAGHTNYNRLPVFAWKPAPVQISWLGYFASTGLAEIDYVLGDRHVLPDDEAEHFVERPWRLPDNYLCFTPPDDDVPVAALPASSNGYVTFGCFSDLMKVNDEVVAVWSRVLRALPTARLLLKARQLGDPVVQAATRARFAAHGIEGERVMLEGPSSRAEYLAAHGRIDIGLSPFPYPGGTTTAESAWMGVPVLCRHGDRFLSHLGESVLHAAGLADWIAEDNDDYVAQAVARASDLPKLAALRAGLRAKLLQSPLCDAPRFVGQLEAAFIDMWRSRTA
- a CDS encoding tetratricopeptide repeat protein → MSTIPSTDPGVSAPPESIETGLAHQHAGRFAEAAAIYREILRAQPNHADALHLLGLVAYHEGRLEEAVEWIMRAIGVSPNAMFYGNLGNALGGLDRHAAAAECYRQALALKPDYVHAHNNLGNTLRAQGQYDAAVQSFRRVIELQPDYAQAYNNLANALVDLGDLDGAIAYYRKTIELQPDFAEPHSNLLFILSYREATSSAEYLDEALRFGDRVAALAQPFTDWPAFTETTEANANTRPLRVGFVSGDLKTHPVGHFLESILAHLDPRRIAAIAYPTRRDEDELTVRIKPCFAAWTSLAGLTDEAAARRIRDDRIDVLVDLSGHTVHNRLPVFAWRPAPVQVSWLGYFASTGLRAIDYVLADRHVVPDSEETQFVERIWRLPDSYLCFTPPVQQADIGPLPMQTNGTVTFGCFNHLMKMNDTVVDAWARILHAVPGSRLFLKAKQLDNALARETTLQRFATLGIDNSRLTLEGRSPRGEYLDSYNRVDIALSPFPYPGGTVSVEGLWMGVPVLCRRGDRFLSHLCESLLQSAGLEDWIATDTDDYIAKAIAFAANPSRLMTLRKNLRTQIAASPLCDAPRFAKHLEAAFTEMYRARVASAAQKPAMPLKPARVPNAQTIRRMLDDALKHHQAGRLAEAHALYQQILAVLPKHADALHFSGLLACQIGEYSAGIALIRESIAASPSPSAIYANNLGNMLRENGALPDAIDSYRRAVALKRDYAEAHNNLGNALREAGDAAAAMESCATAISLRPGYAEAYNNLGNALKDLEQLEAAALSYGKAIEARPDYAEAHNNLGNVLRKQGHLDAAIECYRASIAAAPTLAVAHNSLGSALSERGEYRAAIDCFATVAALQPERVDAHNTLGNALNGQGRLDEAVAAYECAIAADPQFPDAYHNLANALRRMGRAQQALALSRKAIALKDDVPSFHNNLGTILADLNEFDAAVESYRKALALDPDYAESHTCVLFGQSYASGWSAEQHLRDARYFGERMTALARPHVHRRDANDLASAVRPLRIGFVSADLRKHPVGYFLESVLAHLDRSRIVPVAYSNAFLHDELTARLQPRFAGWRNIVDVDDETVAKQIRDDRIDILVDLSGHTGRNRLPVFAWKPAPVQVSWLGYFATTGIAEMDYVLADRHVLPPGEENQYVEQLWRLPDSYLCFTLPEREVEIGPLPAFAHGGITFGNLNNQKKLNDRVIAVWSRILHALPGSRLLLKNHQLNEPWTRQSTLERFAAHGIATERLLLEGPSPRDEYFATFNRVDLALDPFPYPGGTTSVEGLWMGVPVLGRRGDRFLSHLGETVLQTAGLSDWIADSDDDYVAKAIAFASDLPKLAALRAGLRAQLLASPLCDARRYARNLEDVFAQMWARWLDA